From Thalassococcus sp. S3, one genomic window encodes:
- a CDS encoding AI-2E family transporter, whose protein sequence is MALPVRDQLKYWGLATALLILSLWFLGDVLLPFVIGGAIAYFLDPVADRIEEMGASRGAATAIITVIAILIFVVMALLVVPTLVAQTLQLVDTAPALLRNLQGFLTTQFPSILDEGSTLRQSLTSIGETIQSRGAELLNTVVTSAMSLVNFVILLVISPVVAVYLLLDWDRMIARIDDLLPRDHAPVIRRLAGEIDKTLASFVRGMGTVCLILGTYYAIALMLVGLQFGLVVGFVAGLVTFIPYLGALIGGALAIGLALFQFWGDWVSIGLVAGIFMVGQVIEGNVLTPNLVGHSVGLHPVWLLLALSVFGALFGFVGMLVAVPVAAALGVVARFATSQYLDSRLYQGLSGTDET, encoded by the coding sequence ATGGCACTTCCGGTCCGCGATCAGCTAAAGTACTGGGGGCTTGCGACAGCATTACTGATTTTGTCCCTTTGGTTCCTGGGCGACGTGCTGCTGCCTTTCGTCATTGGCGGAGCCATCGCGTATTTCCTGGATCCGGTCGCGGATCGCATCGAGGAAATGGGCGCCTCGCGTGGCGCTGCAACGGCAATCATTACCGTGATCGCGATCCTGATTTTCGTGGTGATGGCGTTGCTGGTGGTGCCAACGCTGGTGGCGCAGACGCTGCAACTGGTCGATACCGCCCCGGCCTTGCTGCGCAATCTTCAGGGGTTTCTGACCACTCAATTCCCGTCAATCCTGGATGAGGGATCGACCCTCCGGCAATCGCTGACCTCGATCGGTGAAACCATTCAGAGCCGTGGCGCCGAGTTGCTGAACACGGTGGTGACCTCGGCGATGTCGCTGGTCAATTTCGTGATTCTGCTGGTGATCTCTCCGGTGGTGGCGGTCTACCTGCTGCTTGACTGGGACCGCATGATCGCACGTATCGACGATCTCCTGCCCCGGGACCATGCGCCGGTGATCCGCCGGCTGGCTGGTGAAATCGACAAGACGCTGGCCTCTTTCGTGCGGGGAATGGGAACTGTCTGCCTGATCCTGGGCACCTATTATGCCATTGCCCTGATGCTGGTCGGGCTGCAATTCGGCCTTGTTGTCGGCTTTGTTGCGGGACTGGTCACCTTCATCCCCTATCTCGGCGCTCTGATCGGTGGAGCACTGGCGATTGGGCTGGCCCTTTTCCAGTTCTGGGGCGATTGGGTTTCGATCGGACTTGTGGCCGGCATCTTCATGGTCGGCCAGGTGATCGAGGGCAACGTTTTGACCCCCAATCTTGTTGGTCATTCCGTCGGGCTGCACCCCGTTTGGCTGCTTCTGGCTCTTTCGGTCTTCGGAGCGTTGTTCGGCTTTGTGGGCATGTTGGTTGCCGTTCCGGTTGCCGCAGCCCTCGGGGTGGTCGCGCGCTTCGCCACGAGCCAATATCTGGACAGCCGCCTTTATCAGGGTCTGTCCGGGACGGACGAAACGTAA
- a CDS encoding DnaA ATPase domain-containing protein, translating into MSKQTSFDLSGAPALAREDFFVSPCNAVAVAMIDAPQTWPSGKLALTGPAGSGKTHLAQIWATENNARLLPATNLTEGDISYLAQGSVAVEDVPALSDDLSAQKMLFHLHNLVLANGHRLLLTGRPAPKHWALSLPDLQSRIEGAQHAALQEPDDQLLGAVLGKLFADRQILPKPDVIPYLVSHMDRSFAAAGEIVDRLDRTALDEKRSLNRALAIRLLAP; encoded by the coding sequence ATGAGCAAACAGACCAGTTTTGATCTCTCCGGCGCACCTGCGCTGGCGCGAGAGGACTTCTTTGTCTCTCCGTGCAATGCCGTTGCCGTTGCGATGATCGACGCACCCCAAACCTGGCCCTCCGGCAAACTGGCCCTGACCGGCCCCGCCGGCTCGGGCAAGACCCATCTGGCGCAGATCTGGGCGACGGAGAACAACGCGCGGCTTCTTCCAGCCACGAACCTGACCGAAGGCGACATTTCCTACCTAGCTCAGGGATCGGTCGCGGTCGAGGACGTGCCAGCGCTCTCCGACGATCTGTCCGCGCAAAAGATGCTCTTTCATCTGCATAACCTCGTGCTGGCGAATGGTCACCGGCTGCTTTTGACGGGCCGTCCCGCTCCAAAACACTGGGCGCTGTCGCTGCCGGACCTGCAAAGCCGTATCGAAGGCGCGCAACACGCCGCGCTGCAGGAGCCGGACGACCAGCTTTTGGGCGCAGTCCTTGGAAAGCTTTTTGCAGACCGGCAGATCCTGCCAAAACCCGATGTGATCCCCTATCTTGTAAGTCATATGGATCGCTCATTTGCGGCTGCGGGTGAGATCGTGGATCGCCTGGACCGGACCGCGCTGGACGAAAAGCGCAGCCTGAACCGTGCCTTGGCGATCCGTCTTCTCGCGCCCTGA